A region of the Paracoccus pantotrophus genome:
ATCCTGGCGATCCATGCCAATGACATGCCGATGGTGATGACGCTGACCTTCATCTTCGCGGTGCTGATCGTCAGCTTCACCCTGATCGCCGACCTGCTTTACGGCGTGCTGGATCCGAGGATCCGCTATGACTGATCGGCTGCTGATCGAGGAAAGCGCGGTGAACGCGGCCGCGCCGGGGGCCGAGGCGCTGCCGCCCGCCGATCCTCCGCCCCAGGCCCCCGCCCGCAGCCAGTGGCGCGACATCTGGCGGCAGTTTCGCAGCCATCGCGGCGCCATGCTGGCGCTGGTGCTGTTCGTGGCGATCCTGCTGTTCGTCGCCGTCGGGCCGCTGGTCTGGACCATCGATCCGGGTTTCGTCGATATCCGCGCCCGCAACCAGGGCTTCAGCGCGGCGCATCCGCTGGGCACCGACCAGCTGGGTCGCGACATGCTGGCGCGGCTGATGGCCGGCGGCCGGGTCTCGCTGGCGGTCGGGCTGACCGCCATGGCCGTCGCGCTGACGCTGGGCAGCCTGATCGGCATCGGATCGGGCTATTTCCGCCGGCTCGACGCGCCGCTGATGCGGCTGACCGAGCTGTTCCTGGCCCTGCCGCTGCTGCCGCTGCTGCTGCTGATGGTGACGCTGTTCCGCGAGCCGCTGGGCCGGGCCATGGGGCCGGCGGGCGGCACCTTCCTGCTGATCGTCGGCGCCATCGGCATCACCTCGTGGATGCAGACCGCGCGCATCCTGCGCGGCGAGGTGCTGGGGCTCAAGGAGCGCGAGTTCATCCTGGCGGCGCAATCCATCGGCACACCGGCGCCGCGGATGATCCTGCGCCATGTGCTGCCCAACGTGATCTCGCCCATCGTGGTGGCGGCGACGCTGGGCATCGCCACGGCGATCATCACCGAAAGCGCGCTGTCCTTCCTGGGCCTGGGCTTTCCGCCGGATTTCCCGACCTGGGGGCGGCTGCTTTACGATGCGGTGGACCAGATGCAGATATATCCTTGGCGGGTGGTGTTGCCGGGATTGCTGATCTCGCTGACGGTGCTGTCGGTGAACTATATCGGCGACGGGTTGCGCGATGCCATGGACCCGCGGATCCGGGGACGCTGAGCGGCGCGGCCGCATGGGTATTTGGGAAACGGTGAAAGCGGTCAGAGCGCGCGGGCGAGCGTCGGGAGTTCCGAGCGCGGCAGGATCACGAGCATCGGGCCGTCGCATTCCAGCGTGACCGGGCCGGTCGCCTCGTTCGAGGTGCCGCTGCGGCCGGTCGGCGCGAAGGCCAGGCCGTCGATGGGCCATTTCAGGCCCCGCGACCGGCCGGTGGCCGGGCTCATCGGGAACAGCGAGACCCGTGTGCCCGGCGCGAGGTCCAGCGCGAGGCGCGGGGGCGCGAGGGCGATCACGTCCTCGCCCGCGATCAGGATGCAGGGCGGGCCGATGCGGCGGGCAAGCACATTGAGTACCGACAGGAAATGGTCGTGGCGCGCGCCGGAAAAGCCGAGCGCGACGACGAAGGGCGCATCGAGATTGGACAGGCATTTCTCGAAATCGGTGCTGTCCTGCTCGGCGATGGGGTGCTGGCGCTCGGCCGGGATCTCGGCGCGGGCG
Encoded here:
- a CDS encoding ABC transporter permease, with amino-acid sequence MTDRLLIEESAVNAAAPGAEALPPADPPPQAPARSQWRDIWRQFRSHRGAMLALVLFVAILLFVAVGPLVWTIDPGFVDIRARNQGFSAAHPLGTDQLGRDMLARLMAGGRVSLAVGLTAMAVALTLGSLIGIGSGYFRRLDAPLMRLTELFLALPLLPLLLLMVTLFREPLGRAMGPAGGTFLLIVGAIGITSWMQTARILRGEVLGLKEREFILAAQSIGTPAPRMILRHVLPNVISPIVVAATLGIATAIITESALSFLGLGFPPDFPTWGRLLYDAVDQMQIYPWRVVLPGLLISLTVLSVNYIGDGLRDAMDPRIRGR
- a CDS encoding thiamine diphosphokinase; its protein translation is MRLTSARPVTLIGGAPVSRADLQQALALAPVVAAADSGADTALSHGLMPAAVWGDFDSISARARAEIPAERQHPIAEQDSTDFEKCLSNLDAPFVVALGFSGARHDHFLSVLNVLARRIGPPCILIAGEDVIALAPPRLALDLAPGTRVSLFPMSPATGRSRGLKWPIDGLAFAPTGRSGTSNEATGPVTLECDGPMLVILPRSELPTLARAL